The Nitrobacter hamburgensis X14 genome contains the following window.
CCGGACGCCTCGTTCCTGAACAACATCAGCGCACCAAGGACGAAGGCGATGACTCCGCCGAGTCCGAGAACCACGGTCGGGTTGAAGGCTTCGATCGTCAGGAGCGCGATTCCCAGCATCATCAGCCCAAGGCCGGCATAACTGATCGGCAGCAGGTTGAGGGCATAGAGGCCCAGCAGCAGACAGATCGTGCCGACCACGCCGGGCGCGACGGCGCCAGGAGACATGAATTCGAAAAGCAGGCCATAGGTTCCAACCAGCAGAAGAATGAGGGCGACGTTGGGATCGGTGATGATCGACAGAAATTGCGAGACCCACCCGGGATCGATGGTCTCGATCGTCGCGTCCTTCGTTGCCAGATGCCGCCTGTCGCCATTGACGAGGTCCACGGTGCGACCGTCGACCTTTCGCAGCAACTCAGCCGGGGAGCGTGCGATCAGTTCGACGACGCCGGCCTGCAACGCCGCGCTGGCGGAAAGGCTGGCCGCCTCGCGGACGGCTTTCTCGGCCCAATCGGCGTTCCGTCCTCGCAACTCGGCCAGGCTGCGGATAAAGGCGACGGCGTCGTTCGTCACCTTCGCCGTCATTGCGTCCGTCGGTTCCGGTTGCTGGGAGCCGTTTTTTTTGTCCTTGTCGCCTTTGTCGGGGATGCCAGGCAGGCCCGGCACCGGACTGCCGATCTGCACTGGCGTCGCTGCGCCGAGATTGGTGCCCGGCGCCATTGCGGCGATGTGCGTGGCATAGAGGATATAGGTGCCGGCGCTGGCGGCATGGGCTCCGGACGGGGCAACATAACCTATAACGGGAACGGGCGAGGCCAGCACATCGGCGATGATCTCGCGCATGCTGCTGGCAAGGCCGCCCGGCGTATTCAGACGCAGAATGACGGCCTCTGCGTGTCGTTCACGCGCCTTGGCGAGAGCGTCCTTCACGTAACCGGTGGTCGCCGGTCCGATCGCTCCATCGATCGCGATCGTCAGCACAAGTTTGCCGTTCTCTTCCGTCGAGGCGGGAAGGGGAGAGAAAACCAAAGCGGCGGCTGCAAGTGCCACGGCAAGAGTCGCCTGTACGGCCTGCACGGCGAGCACTCCCTTATCGGAAATGACATAGGGATATCCTCGCCCAACCTCAATGCGGCCGGGATGGAGTGCGCCGTC
Protein-coding sequences here:
- a CDS encoding NfeD family protein, which produces MQAVQATLAVALAAAALVFSPLPASTEENGKLVLTIAIDGAIGPATTGYVKDALAKARERHAEAVILRLNTPGGLASSMREIIADVLASPVPVIGYVAPSGAHAASAGTYILYATHIAAMAPGTNLGAATPVQIGSPVPGLPGIPDKGDKDKKNGSQQPEPTDAMTAKVTNDAVAFIRSLAELRGRNADWAEKAVREAASLSASAALQAGVVELIARSPAELLRKVDGRTVDLVNGDRRHLATKDATIETIDPGWVSQFLSIITDPNVALILLLVGTYGLLFEFMSPGAVAPGVVGTICLLLGLYALNLLPISYAGLGLMMLGIALLTIEAFNPTVVLGLGGVIAFVLGALMLFRNEASGYRLSWTFVGIVASMFTGLVLIVLGSLRRARKGPAQVGAQAMRGLPAEVLDWNDIEGHVFTQGERWQARSTEAFKPGDTVEVASITDLTLTVRRRPALRGGEGGVR